Part of the Streptomyces sp. NBC_00457 genome, GCCTCAAGGTCGCCTCGTACGCGGGCATGATCTTCGCCAGCTTTAACGACGACATCGAGCCGCTGGAGGACTTCCTCGGCGGGGCCCGGCTGTGGATCGACCGTTTCATGAAGCAGGGCGCCGGCTATCCGATCAAGGTGCAGGGCGAGCACAGGTTCCGGTTCAACGGCAACTGGAAGATCCAACTGGAGAACACCACCGACTGGTACCACTTCCCGATCGTGCACCGCTCCTGGATGTCCTCGGTGGACGCCGAGACCGCGAGCATGCTGTCGATCATGACCGACGAGACCGCGGTCACCCATGCCCTCGGCAACGGCCACAGTGTGTCCGTCTCCGTCGCCGAGCACGTGGACCTGGACGTCGATGACGGCACCGAGAAGCTTCAGGACCGCTTCAGCCACATCGTCGAGGAACTGTCGAAGGACCTGCCGCCGGAGCGGGTGCGGCGGATCGTGCGCTCGCTGCACGGTGCCGGGTTCAACTTGAACCTGTTTCCGAACGTCGCCATGTCGATGGCCTTCTTCCGCGTCCTGCGGCCCCTCTCGGTCGCCGAGACGGAGATCCGGCACGTGGCCCTCGGATTGGAGGGCGGTCCCGAGATCGTCAACCGCGAACGACTCCGCATCCACGAGCACTTCCAGGGCCCGTTCGGCTTCGGCAGCCCCGACGACGCCGAGGCCTGGAACCGCGTACAGCGCGGTGTCACCGGCGGCACGGACATGCCGATCCTGGTCAACCGGGGCCTTGGCCGGGAGAAGCCGAACGACCTCGGACAGCCGACCTCCCACGCGACCGACGAGACGGGGATGCGCGAGGCGTACGCGATGTGGAAGAGGATGATGACCGATGGCAACTGACAGCCTCAGCACGGCCCTCGCGGACATCGGACTGTCGCTCGACGACCCGCGCGCCGTCGCCGCCGTCTCGCTGATCTGGTACGAGGCGCATCTGCTGGACGCCCGGTGCTACGAGGACTGGGACGCGCTGTGGGCCGAGGGCGGCGAGTACGTCGTCCCGATCGACCGCGAGACGACCGACTTCGCCTCCCGCCTCAACCTCGTCTACGACGACGACCGGATGCGCCGGATGCGCGTCGAGCGTCTCACCGGTGGCCTCTCGATCTCGGCGGCGGCAGCGGCCCGCACGGTCCGCTCGGTCTCCCGGTTCGTGGTGACCGGACGCGAGCAGGACGCGATCGAGGTGTGCTCGGCTCAGGTCCTGGTCGGTTACAAGCGCGAGGAGACCTTCGTCCTGGCGGCGGATGTCACCCACCGCATCGTGTTCGGCCCAGGCGGCCCTCGGATCTCCCGGAAGATCGTACGGCTGGTCAATTCCGAGGACACCGTCACGGCATCGGGGTTCCTGCTGTGAGCGCGCACGGGGAGGACGTCCGGCGCGTCGCACTGGTGACGGGAGCGGCGCGCGGCCTGGGCGCCTGTATCGCGGGCCGGCTGTACGACCGGGGCTACCGCGTCGCGCTGACCGACCTGGACGAGGAGGCCGCCGTGAAGGCGGCGGCGGAGCTCGATCCGGAGGGCCGGTACGCCGTCGGGCTCCCGCTGGACGTACGCGACAAAGACGCCTTCGTCCAGGTCTGCGACCAACTCGTGGAACGCTGGGGCGCGGTACACGTCCTGGTGAACAACGCTGGACACTCCAAGGCCGAGGCGCTCATGGAGATCAGTCCCGAGAGCTTCGACGCGGTCGTGTCGACCAACCTCAACGGCACCTTCTACGGCTGCCAGGTCTTCGGCGCCTACTTCGCCGAGCGCGGCTACGGGCGCATCGTCAACATCGCCTCGCTCGCCGGCCAGAACGGCGGGACGGCGACCGGCGCGCACTACGCGGCGGCGAAGGGGGGAGTGGCCACCCTGACGAAGGTGTTCGCCCGCGAACTCGGCCCGCACGGGGTGACGGTGAACGCCGTCTCACCCGGACCGCAGGACCTGCCGGTGGTCCGCGACATGGTTCCGCCCGACCAACTCGCCGCGATCGAACAGTCCATTCCCGTACGGCGGTTGGGGCGCCCCAGGTTCATCGCCGACATGGCCGTGCTGCTCGCCGCCGAGCACGCCGACGCGGTCACCGGAGCCTGCTGGGACGCCAACGGCGGCCTGTACATGCGCTGACAGAGCCGTCAGCTCCCCACCCGACCCGAAGGCAGACGGATGTTCCCTGTCACCGTCACCGACACCGTCGACGAAACCGACACCATCAAGATCCTCCGGCTCGCCCGCACCGACGGCGCCGCCCTCGCTCCCTACGCGGCCGGCGCGCACATCGACGTCACCGGGCCCACCGGAATCACGCGGCCCTACTCGTTGTGCGGCCCGCCGCACGACACCGGCGCCTACACCATCGCCGTCCGACGTGAGGCGAACTCACGCGGCGGTTCCCAGGCCCTGCACGACAAGGCCCATCCGGGCACGGAGCTCACCGTCGGCGCGCCCCGGCAGCTGTTCGGCATCGCCCGGGAAGCGGTCGAGCACCACCTGGTGGCGGCGGGCGTCGGCATCACCCCGTTGCTGGCGATGGCGTACGAACTGCAGGGCGAGCGGGCTGAGTTCAAGCTGCACTATGTGGCCCGGAGCCGGGCCGAGGCAGCCTTCGCCTCACTGCTCGGGCAGTCGGCGTTCGCCGACCGGACCATGTTCCACTTCGGGCTCGGCCGGCAGACGACAGGTGAGGCACTCGCCGCGGAACTGGCCGGTCTGCCGGCCGACGCGCACGTCTACACCTGTGGCCCTCAGGGTTTCATGGAGCACGTCACCGCCCTCGCGGCCCGCAGCGTGCCGGAAGAACACATCCACTCGGAGCTGTTCCAGGCGGGCGCCGAGCCGCATGCCGGGCCTGACGACGGCTTCGAGGTCGAGCTGGACACGGGTGAGATCTACGCCGTGCCGGCCGGGAAGAGTATCGCGGAGGTGCTGGAGGACAACGGCATACCGCTGGAGACCTCCTGCCGCGAGGGCATCTGCGGCACGTGTGTCCTGCGCGTGGTCGAGGGCGAACCCGACCACCGCGACCACTGCCTGTCCGCCAAGGAGAAGGCGGCCGGGGACCAGATCGCCGCCTGTGTGTCGCGCGCGAAGTCGCCGCGACTGGTGGTGGAGCTGTGGTGAACGCCGCCCCGACTCCGTCGGCCTCGCGCCGAGCCGAACGGACCCGGCCCCAGGCGCCGAACCGCACGACCGATCAGGAGAGGACCTGCACCGCCGTGACCCCCAACCAGTCCGATTTCCGGGAGGCGATGGCGCATCTCCCGGCAGCCGTCAACATCCTGACGACCAACGGGCCGAACGGCCGCTGCGGCATCACCGTCAGTGCCGTCTGCTCCGTCACCGACGATCCGCCGACCTTGCTGGTCTGCGTCAACCGTGGCAGCGCCATGCACGACGTCTTCCGGGCCAACGGCCGGGTGTGCGTCAACGTCCTCGGCGCCGACCAGCAGGAACTGGCCCTGCACTTCGCCGGAGCCACAAAGGTGCCCATGGCGGAACGCTTCACCTGGGACGTCTGGGACCGCACACAGGACGTGCCCGTCCTCAAGGACGCCCTCGTCACGGCTGTCGGCACGATCAAGGACGCCGTGTCCATGGGCTCCCACAGTGTGCTCTTCGTCGACATCGACCGGATCCGCACCCGGTCCGGCAGCCCCAGCCTCGTCTACTTCAACCGGTCCTTCCACCGGCTCGACGCCGCGCCCCTCGTCCCGGAAGGCGCGTGCACATGACCGTCGACCCCGGCTACCGCGTCGAACGTGCGCTGGCACGTCTGGAGCGGACCGAACCGGAGATCCGCGCCTGGGTGTGCGTGGACGCCCAGGGTGCCCGCAGGGCGGCCCGGCGGGCACCGGAAGGCAGCCCCTTGCGGGGCATGCCGTTCGGCGTCAAGGACATCATCGATGTCGCCGGGTTGCCCACGGAGTGCGGTTCGGTACTCCGCCAGGGGCGGATCGTCGCGGACGACGCCTGGCTGGTGGACCGGCTGCGCCGGGCGGGCGCCGTACCGCTGGGTAAGACGGTCACCACCGAGTTCGCGTACTTCCAGCCCGGTCCGACCCGCAACCCGCACCGCCCGGCCCACACGCCGGGCGGTTCCTCCAGCGGCTCGGCCGCCGCGGTCGCCGCGGGTGTGGTGCCCCTCGCCCTGGGATCGCAGACGGCCGGATCGCTGACCAGGCCCGCCTCGTTCTGCGGAGTCGCCGGGTACGTCGCCCCGGTCGGTGCGTGGCCGACACGAGGCTTCACCGGGCTCAGCCCGACCCTGGACGCGCCGGGACTGCTCACTCCCACGGTTCGTGAACTGGCCGAGGTGATCGAGGCCGTGGACGGAAAAACGGCCGAAGACCCGGGTTCCGTACGGGTGTTGCAGTGGCGCGGCACCGGACTCGCGGACATCGACCCCGCGATGCTCGACGCGCTGGACCAAACCGGCCGCACACTGGGTGCCACCGACCTGAGCCCCGACCTCGGCACACCCGAACTCGCCGAGACACACGCCGTGGTGATGGCCTACGAGGCCGCACGCTCACTCGCCGGCGAGGCGGAGCACCCCGAGTCCCTGAGCGCGCACCTGAACGCACTCCTGGACCGCGGCCGCAAGACCTCCGAAACCGAATACCGGGCGGCACTCGCCGCCAGACGCACGGCCCGCGCCCGCATACTGGACCTCCTCACCCGGGCCGACGCGATCCTCGCCCCCGCCGCCCCCGGCCCCGCCCCACGAGGCCTGGACGCCACCGGCACCCCGATCCTCTCCCGCCCCTGGCAACTGCTCGGCCTGCCCGTCGTGACCATCCCCGGCCACCGCGACCCGCACGGCATGCCGCTCGGCCTGCAACTCGTCGGCCACCCCCACCGCGTGGGCCGCCTGCTGGGCATCGCCCACAGGACGGAGGCGGCCATCCGGATCCGCCGGGCAGAGGAGACCACCCGTTGAAGATCACCGCGATCGAGACGATCCCGTACGCCATCCCGTACACCAAGCCACTCCGCTTCGCGAGCGGCGAGGTGCACACCGCCGCACACGTCCTGGTGCGCGTCCGCACCGACGAGGGCCTGACCGGAGTGGCCGACGCGCCACCCCGCCCGTTCACCTACGGCGAGACGCAGGCGTCCGTGACTGGCGTGATCGAGCAGGTCTTCGCCCCTCAGCTCACCGGCCTGGACGTGTTCGCCCGCGAACAGGTCCACGCCCGGCTGCACCGCACGGTCGGCAATCCGGCCGCCAAGTCGGCCATCGACATGGCCCTGTGGGACATCACCGGGCAGGCGCTCGGGCAGCCCGTCCACCGTCTCCTCGGTGGCTGGTGCGACCGGATGCGGGTTGCGCACATGCTCGGCTTCGACACCCCCGAGCGGGTGGCCGCCGAGGCCGAGCGGATGCGGAGCACATACGGCATCTCCGTCTTCAAGGTGAAGGTCGGCCGCCGCCCCGTCCGTCTCGACCTCGCGGTGTGCCGAACACTGCGCGAAGTGCTGGGCCAGGACGTGGAGTTGTACGCCGACGGCAACCGCGGCTGGACGGCCTCGGAGTCGGCGGCAGCCCTCCGCGAACTCGACGACATCGGCATCACACTCGCCGAGGAGCTCTGTCCCGCCGACGACATCCTCGGCCGCCGGCTGCTCGTACGCGGCAGTCCGGTCCCCTTCGTGGCGGACGAGTCGGCGACGACACCCGCCGAGGTGACGCGCTCCCTCCTGGACGGCGATGCCACCGCGATCAGCATCAAGACCGCCCGAACCGGTTTCACACTCTCCCAACGCGTCCTCTTCCAGTGCGAGGGGATGGGTGCCGAGGTGGTGATGGGCAACCAGATCGACGGCCAACTCGGCACGCTGTGCACCCTCGCCTTCGGAGCCGCCCACGCCTCCGCCGCCCGCCGCGCCGGTGAACTCTCCAACTTCCTGGACATGAGCGACGACCTGCTCACCGAGCCGATCACCATCACGGACGGCACGCTCGCCGTGCGGGACCTGCCCGGCCTGGGCGTGGGGATCGACCCGGACAAGCTCGACCGCTACCGCCAGGACCGCTGAAACGCCCCGTCAACCCCAGGCAAAGGAGCCAGCCCCGTATGTCCGACACCACCCTCAGGGCCACGGCCGCCGCATCCGGCGCGTCGGCCACCGAGCGCTTTCTGGCCGACAAGGCCGTCACGTCCACGGCCGTACCGCGCACTGACACCGCACGCGTCAGCACCCTGGCCACGGAGCTGATCACGGCCGTCCACGACATCATCCGCCGCCACCAGGTGACGTACGACGAGTACAACGCGCTCAAGTCGTGGCTGATCTCCGTCGGTCAGGACGGCGAGTGGCCGCTGTTCCTGGACGTCTGGGTCGAACACGCCGTCGAGGAGGTGGCCACAGAGTCCCGGCAGGGCAGCAAGGGCACCATCGAGGGCCCCTACTACGTGCCCGGAGCCCCCGAGCTGCCCAGCACCGGCGCCCTGCCGACGCGCGACAACGAGGCCGGCACCCCACTCCTGTTCCGGGGACAGGTCACCGGCATCTCGGGCGAGCCGCTGCCCGGTGCCCTCCTGGAGATGTGGCAGGCCGACGACGACGGGCTGTACTCCCGGTTCGCCCCCGGCATCCCCGAATGGAACCTGCGCGGCAGCATCGCCACCGACCACGAGGGGCGGTTCGCGGTGACCACCATCCAGCCCGCTCCGTACCAGATCCCCACCGACGGCTCCTGCGGACGCCTCATCACCGCGGCCGGCTGGCACGCCTGGCGCCCCGCCCACCTGCACCTGAAGGTGTCGGCACCCGATCACGACCCGCTGACCACGCAGCTGTACTTCAAGGGCGGTGAGCACGTCCAGGACGACGTGGCCCGCGCGGTCAAACCCGAACTCGTCATCGACCCGAGCCCCACAGGCAACGGTGGAAACCAGGTCACGTACGACTTCGTCCTCGATCCCGCCTCCTGAACCGAGGGAGATGCGCCGTGCTGTTCGCCGTCCACATGACAGTAGACCTTCCGTCCGATCTGGACCCCGACGTCCGCGCCCTGCTCGTCGCCACCGAGAAGGAGTACGCACACAAGCTCCAACGCACGGGTGAGTGGCTGCACTTGTGGCGCTGCGCCGGTCGGTACGCCAACCTCAGCGTCTTCGACGTGAGCGACAACGACCGGCTCAACGAACTCCTGTGGGCCCTGCCGCTGTTCCCCTACATGGAGATCACGGTCACACCGCTCGCCCGGCACCCCTCGGCCCTCCACTGAACGCGGCAGGGGTTGATCCCTCAAGAAGATCTCGCCCTGACCGGTGTGCACGCGTTGTGCACGGCCTCTGGTTACACGGAACATCCGCGCAGGTCAGAGGCCGTTCATGTGGACCTCGCAGTGTCCCCGGCGTACAGCCCGACTCGTCTGCCGCTCCACATTCCCGCAGGTCAGGTGGGTTGGTAGTCGGCCCTGTGTACGGTGCCGCGGTTGCGCGTGGTCGGCGGTGATGCGGGAGATATCCAGCCGGGTGCGCAGGGCTTCTTCAAGAGGGAGGGGTGCGCTGTCGCCGAGGTCGACGGGTGTCGGGGTCGAGGCCTGTGAGGGCGAGCCATTCGGTTACGAGGGCGGGGCTGTTGGCGAACTGCCGCACCTCCTTCCCGGAGCCCGGCAGGCTGAGCAGCCGGTTGCCGATGAGGAGGGTGGCGAAGGGGGATGCCGTGGTGTAGCTGGCCGGTGCCTCGGCGATCTTTTTCCAGAACGCGCGCTCCACACGGATGGGAGCCCGGCCCGGCGAACGCATCGCCGGACGTCCCGTCAACGTCGTCAGTACCTGTTTTTGAAGTCCCCCGGTGGAGTTCGCCCGGCTCAGATTCGAACGGACACCCATCGAGTTGGGTGCTTGATGGCTTCTGTAGCCTGCCGTCAGCTGTGTGTCGGGGGGAGCTAGCGTGGTGAACATCCTGTCCGTGGCCATCGGGGCTGGCTTCGGCCTCATAGGGGCCGTGTTCGGGTCTTGGTTCACTGCGCGCCGGCAGGACCGCATGTGGCTGCGCGAACAGAAGCTGAAAGCCGGGGTCGGCTTCAACACCGCCGTGGTCCAGCTCATCGACTACCTCCGGGAAACACGGCTGAGTGACGACGGCGCCGGGGCCAACGAACTGGTGAGCCGGATGCAGGAAGCCCGGTCAGCCCTCTACCTACTGTGCGCCGACGACACCGTCGATCTCGCCGACGCTCTCGCGCGTCGGGTCTGGAGCTCCCGGCCCAGCGAGGGCAGGGACGATCGCAGGGCCGAGCACAGGGAAACAGAGGATCTCCTACGCCGCTTCACCCATCAGCTCCGGCAAGAGATCGCCAGGACGTAGTCTCAGCTGGTTCTTCAATGGGAGGATCGGTGCAGACATTGCGGTTTGAGCCGGTGCAGACCACGAGGACATGGCGCTGTCCTTGAGGACGATCAGTCCCGTGCGGCTTCTCGGGAGGAGGGCTGGCCGCTCCGGCGAGAGGACCGGCGGGTGATGCGCCTGGTCATGATGGTGATCGCGGCCCAGGTGATCAGTGATTCCGAGTGCTGGATGAGCCGTTCGTAGTCCCGGGCATGACGGCGTGCGTGCATGATCCAGGCGAGCGACCTCTCGACCACCCAGCGGCGGGGCAGGACGACGAACCCGATAGTGTCCTTCGGGCGGTTGACGGTCTTGAGAGTGAGGCCGAGGTGAGTCTTCGCCCAGGTCACGAGCTTGCCTGCGTAGGCGGCGTCAGCCCAGGCGATCGTGATCTCGGGGTGCATCAGCCGTAGCCGGAACAGGACTTCCTTGGCCGCGTCGCGGTCGGTTATGTCGGCCGGGGTGACCATGACGAACAGCGGCAGGCCCTTGGTGTCCACGACCAGGTGGCGCTTGCGGCCGTTGATTTTCTTCGCGCCGTCGTAGCCCCGGCTGTCCTTGCCGACGGTCTCGGCGGCCTTGACGGACTGCGAGTCGATGACGGTGGCGACCGCGCCGGGGGCCCGGCCCATCTCGCGGCGGATGCGTTTGCGTAGCTGGTCGCGTATCTGTCCGATGATGCCGGCCGCGGCCCAGCGGGCCATGAAGCCGTAGCAGGTCCGCCAGGGCGGGAAGTCGTTGGGCAGGGCCCTCCACTTACAGCCGGTGTCGACGACGTAGCGGATCGCGTCGACCACCTCGCGGCGGGGGTGCTTCTCTGGGCGTCCCCCGGTGGAGGTCTCACAGGCCGGGACCGGAAGCAGGGGCTCGATGAGAGCCCATTCGTCGTCGAAGGTGTCGGACGGATAGCAGCGGCGCCGCGGCAACGTGAACCTCCTCTCGGGGAACGGGGGGTTGGGGCGAGCCGCGGAGCGGCCGCCCCAACCCGGTCAGGCGTCGATGTAGTCGGCGATGATGTCGAGCGTGGATTCGACCGAGCCGAGCTGGGTGTTCAGGTGCTTGATCCACCGTCCCTTCGGTTGCAGGGCCGCGTGCGGGCCGACGACGGCGGTGATGAAGCGTCGGATCTCGGTGAGCTTCTCCCTCACGATCGCGAGTTCGTATGCCTGGAGTTCGGCGGTGTCGGTGCAGAAGCGGTAGCCGTCCTTTTTCGTCCAGATCAGGGGCGGCCAGCTGCGTTCGGCGATGATGTCGCGCAGGCAGGCCAGGCCCGCACGGGCCTGGCTGGGCGTCAGCTCGCTGGAGCGGATGAGCTGGACGAAGGTCAGCCCGGCCGGCCGAGCTTCGAAGAGCACGAACCGGATGGTGTCAGCGTGCCGCTGGGATGCCGCCGATCTGCGCTCGGAAGCGCGCGGCACCTCTTATTCGCCTTGCAGGAGGCGGGCCAGTTCGCCGTCGACGTCGACCTTCCCGGTGTCCACGGCCGTCTCGATCCAGTCGAGGGTCGCGCGAACACGTGCGACGTTCTCGTGGATGATGACGCGTTCGTCGTCGCCGAGCTGGCGGTCGCGCAGACCCGGGACGACACGGCC contains:
- a CDS encoding aromatic ring-hydroxylating oxygenase subunit alpha, which gives rise to MTPDVSSLVESDRVAGTLYTDPDLFEREMDRIFHSTWVWVAHESEIAKPGDFRTAWVGRRPVIVSRDRRGGINVLLNRCRHRGASVCDVPKGNGNGFTCPYHAWSYALDGTLRGIPYPEGYEDVVEKKDLPLQRLKVASYAGMIFASFNDDIEPLEDFLGGARLWIDRFMKQGAGYPIKVQGEHRFRFNGNWKIQLENTTDWYHFPIVHRSWMSSVDAETASMLSIMTDETAVTHALGNGHSVSVSVAEHVDLDVDDGTEKLQDRFSHIVEELSKDLPPERVRRIVRSLHGAGFNLNLFPNVAMSMAFFRVLRPLSVAETEIRHVALGLEGGPEIVNRERLRIHEHFQGPFGFGSPDDAEAWNRVQRGVTGGTDMPILVNRGLGREKPNDLGQPTSHATDETGMREAYAMWKRMMTDGN
- a CDS encoding aromatic-ring-hydroxylating dioxygenase subunit beta, whose translation is MATDSLSTALADIGLSLDDPRAVAAVSLIWYEAHLLDARCYEDWDALWAEGGEYVVPIDRETTDFASRLNLVYDDDRMRRMRVERLTGGLSISAAAAARTVRSVSRFVVTGREQDAIEVCSAQVLVGYKREETFVLAADVTHRIVFGPGGPRISRKIVRLVNSEDTVTASGFLL
- a CDS encoding SDR family NAD(P)-dependent oxidoreductase; translated protein: MSAHGEDVRRVALVTGAARGLGACIAGRLYDRGYRVALTDLDEEAAVKAAAELDPEGRYAVGLPLDVRDKDAFVQVCDQLVERWGAVHVLVNNAGHSKAEALMEISPESFDAVVSTNLNGTFYGCQVFGAYFAERGYGRIVNIASLAGQNGGTATGAHYAAAKGGVATLTKVFARELGPHGVTVNAVSPGPQDLPVVRDMVPPDQLAAIEQSIPVRRLGRPRFIADMAVLLAAEHADAVTGACWDANGGLYMR
- a CDS encoding PDR/VanB family oxidoreductase; amino-acid sequence: MFPVTVTDTVDETDTIKILRLARTDGAALAPYAAGAHIDVTGPTGITRPYSLCGPPHDTGAYTIAVRREANSRGGSQALHDKAHPGTELTVGAPRQLFGIAREAVEHHLVAAGVGITPLLAMAYELQGERAEFKLHYVARSRAEAAFASLLGQSAFADRTMFHFGLGRQTTGEALAAELAGLPADAHVYTCGPQGFMEHVTALAARSVPEEHIHSELFQAGAEPHAGPDDGFEVELDTGEIYAVPAGKSIAEVLEDNGIPLETSCREGICGTCVLRVVEGEPDHRDHCLSAKEKAAGDQIAACVSRAKSPRLVVELW
- a CDS encoding flavin reductase yields the protein MTPNQSDFREAMAHLPAAVNILTTNGPNGRCGITVSAVCSVTDDPPTLLVCVNRGSAMHDVFRANGRVCVNVLGADQQELALHFAGATKVPMAERFTWDVWDRTQDVPVLKDALVTAVGTIKDAVSMGSHSVLFVDIDRIRTRSGSPSLVYFNRSFHRLDAAPLVPEGACT
- a CDS encoding amidase, with translation MTVDPGYRVERALARLERTEPEIRAWVCVDAQGARRAARRAPEGSPLRGMPFGVKDIIDVAGLPTECGSVLRQGRIVADDAWLVDRLRRAGAVPLGKTVTTEFAYFQPGPTRNPHRPAHTPGGSSSGSAAAVAAGVVPLALGSQTAGSLTRPASFCGVAGYVAPVGAWPTRGFTGLSPTLDAPGLLTPTVRELAEVIEAVDGKTAEDPGSVRVLQWRGTGLADIDPAMLDALDQTGRTLGATDLSPDLGTPELAETHAVVMAYEAARSLAGEAEHPESLSAHLNALLDRGRKTSETEYRAALAARRTARARILDLLTRADAILAPAAPGPAPRGLDATGTPILSRPWQLLGLPVVTIPGHRDPHGMPLGLQLVGHPHRVGRLLGIAHRTEAAIRIRRAEETTR
- a CDS encoding mandelate racemase/muconate lactonizing enzyme family protein → MKITAIETIPYAIPYTKPLRFASGEVHTAAHVLVRVRTDEGLTGVADAPPRPFTYGETQASVTGVIEQVFAPQLTGLDVFAREQVHARLHRTVGNPAAKSAIDMALWDITGQALGQPVHRLLGGWCDRMRVAHMLGFDTPERVAAEAERMRSTYGISVFKVKVGRRPVRLDLAVCRTLREVLGQDVELYADGNRGWTASESAAALRELDDIGITLAEELCPADDILGRRLLVRGSPVPFVADESATTPAEVTRSLLDGDATAISIKTARTGFTLSQRVLFQCEGMGAEVVMGNQIDGQLGTLCTLAFGAAHASAARRAGELSNFLDMSDDLLTEPITITDGTLAVRDLPGLGVGIDPDKLDRYRQDR
- the catA gene encoding catechol 1,2-dioxygenase, which codes for MSDTTLRATAAASGASATERFLADKAVTSTAVPRTDTARVSTLATELITAVHDIIRRHQVTYDEYNALKSWLISVGQDGEWPLFLDVWVEHAVEEVATESRQGSKGTIEGPYYVPGAPELPSTGALPTRDNEAGTPLLFRGQVTGISGEPLPGALLEMWQADDDGLYSRFAPGIPEWNLRGSIATDHEGRFAVTTIQPAPYQIPTDGSCGRLITAAGWHAWRPAHLHLKVSAPDHDPLTTQLYFKGGEHVQDDVARAVKPELVIDPSPTGNGGNQVTYDFVLDPAS
- the catC gene encoding muconolactone Delta-isomerase, producing MLFAVHMTVDLPSDLDPDVRALLVATEKEYAHKLQRTGEWLHLWRCAGRYANLSVFDVSDNDRLNELLWALPLFPYMEITVTPLARHPSALH
- a CDS encoding IS5 family transposase; this translates as MPRRRCYPSDTFDDEWALIEPLLPVPACETSTGGRPEKHPRREVVDAIRYVVDTGCKWRALPNDFPPWRTCYGFMARWAAAGIIGQIRDQLRKRIRREMGRAPGAVATVIDSQSVKAAETVGKDSRGYDGAKKINGRKRHLVVDTKGLPLFVMVTPADITDRDAAKEVLFRLRLMHPEITIAWADAAYAGKLVTWAKTHLGLTLKTVNRPKDTIGFVVLPRRWVVERSLAWIMHARRHARDYERLIQHSESLITWAAITIMTRRITRRSSRRSGQPSSREAARD
- a CDS encoding RacP protein, with product MPRASERRSAASQRHADTIRFVLFEARPAGLTFVQLIRSSELTPSQARAGLACLRDIIAERSWPPLIWTKKDGYRFCTDTAELQAYELAIVREKLTEIRRFITAVVGPHAALQPKGRWIKHLNTQLGSVESTLDIIADYIDA